Part of the Zingiber officinale cultivar Zhangliang chromosome 8A, Zo_v1.1, whole genome shotgun sequence genome, TGTGGCCCGGTCCTATACGGCATGATATATACTTTACTAACAACTAAATTTTATCCCACTAAATAAAATccactaaaaatttaaaatttatactaaAGTAGTCTTTAAAATAAACATTTTTGCTAAATTGATTACCTTTGTTGAGTGCTCTACAAAATTTGCTACAACTATTCAAATATGGCTTTGCTCCACTGCAAACCAAAGCTTTCACTTCAAGAGTAAGAATCTCTCTTGTGGTCGTTGCTTGGACTTGAGTAGGCCCACTCTATCTTCAGATCCAGCAACTTTCGCCTCAATTATTTTCTGGTTTCCAGACAAAGTGCTAGCTTTTAATCTGACGGCAAACTTTGACAGCAATTGACGTAGCAGGTATATCCAAACTGAGATAACAAGTGATAAATATCTTGTCCCACATAGGTTCTGTAGATGGCACAAAGTCTTACATGATCACATCACATACAATTCCAAATTCTCAAGGCAAGTCAGCAAACAGGTCCATAATTATGGAAGATTTCATTTGATCAGTTTCATTCAAGAAACTGCTTCAAATTTATACAAGCCAATAAATCTTAAGTTTAGATCTCAACAGAAGGAAAAACTATGTAGCCGACTATAGAAGAGTATTGCTAATACATGTTTCATGGCGGGAGTGTTCCCCGACTTTAATATCAAATCATACAAAATTGTAATGTAGAGCTAAGAATCATCATATAAGTGGCTTAAGGATAAGATCTCATCAACATGGTGATGCCTCCAACAGTGCTCGGAGTTGGTGATCTCTAAATAATAGATATTCTGCGTAACTCCCCTAATTCTCTTGGTGATCAACGTTCCTATAGAGATTGTTCTTCCACTCTGAGGGACAGGAAGACTAATGGTAGCAATAAATGGCAAACAATCTTCTATCTCCGACTGTTTGCTGTCTTGGACTTGTTTAGGTCCGCAAGCTCCTCGATCAACTTTCTTTCCTCACTGCTTAATCTCTTTGGAATTTCCACCTGCACTCGAACCAACTGATCTCCCCGGTTGTTTTGCTTACCGAGGTAAGGGACACCCTTTTTGGCCATTACCAAAGTTGAACCTGGCTGCGTCCCAGCTGGAATCTTCAGATCTATTGATCCATCCACTGTAGGAACATTCATGGTAGTCCCTAAGATAGCATCAATGTAGGATACCTTGCAATCATAAAGAATGTTGGTTCCCTCCCTTTTAAGCACAGGATCTGAGCGAACTTCGATGAAGACATAAAGGTCACCGGGAGGACCACCTCTCCTTCCAGCATTCCCCTCTGACCGGACCCTCAGCCGGCTACCAGAGTCAACTCCTGGTGGCACCTTCAGACTAATTTTCTTTGTCTTCCTCACACAGCCATCCCCGTTGCAGGTGCTGCATGGGGTAGAGTATTCACCCGTACCATCACAAGTTGAACAAGTCATGACCTGCTGGAATACACCCAGTGGTGTCCTTGCAGAAGAGACGACCTGACCTTGACCTCCACAAGTTCTGCATTTGCGTGTCTTTGTACCTGGTTTGGCACCAGATCCATTGCATGTTCCACAACTTTCTAGCCTTGTAACTTCTATATCTTTCTCAACACCAAAAATTGCATCTTTGAAATTTAGGACAAGATTATAACCCTCGTCATCACCTTGCATAGGTCTGTTGCGAGCACCTCTCGTTCCACCCATCCCACCCATGCCTTCAAATAATGACTCAAATAGATCGAATGGATTGTTGAAATCCTGCAGTTAACAGAACCAATAATAAAAATTCCTACAAAAAGGctatttaaaattaacttttataTGGCAATCTGCCTCCATAGCATACGCACCCCCATGCCCATGTCAGCACCTTTGAGGCCCGCTTCTCCATACTTATCATACAGAGACTTTTTTTCATTATCAGCTAAAACCTGTAATATAGAGCTGTCAGTAACAGTGGTAAACAAGGAATGGTGCTTATTGTGAAATATTGGGAACAAACATAACAAAAAGAATAACCTCATATGCATTACTAATCTCCTTAAACTTTTGCTCTGCTCCTGATTCTCTGAAACATATAACACCAATAATAAGACCACCTAAAGTTTAAGAACACTCATATATCAAAAAAGCTTGCAGAAGATAGAAAACCACTAAACATCATTTAACTAAGATATTTTATAGaatcaattataaatagttgcATTTCTAAAGATGACCAGTCACTCCAGTATACatcaacaaatagaaaaatgattGTCACCAAGTTATATTCAGTGTAAAGGGCTTACAGGATACGATTTAGGCTGCAAAAAGGGTCAGCAAAACAAGCACCATACGTCATCCAAGAGGAAAATCTCAAACCTTACTACTATAGCCACACAGAAGACAAACGGCCTCTGAATATGGCCTTACCTAGAAGCAAAGAGGGTATTCAAATACTACAtatgatttaaaacaaaaaatatgtAATATGTATGATCTAGCACCATGCTTCATCGAAGAGAAAAACCTCAAACTTCACTACTATAACCACATAGAAGACAAATGGCCTCTAAATATAGCCTTACCTAGAAGCAAAGAGGGTAAGCAAATACTGTGTATGATCCACATAAAACCAAAAAAGCATTGCAATATATATGATCTAAATTTCTAGCTGCAATAAATTATGATTATGACGATTAGTCATTCTAAAATGGCTGAAGCTATTGGCTTGTCACTTGTGTGTTTGTATATTACATGGGCAGCAAGATTACcaatacatttacttttccagTATGCAAGAGGCTGAAGAAATCTCAATGTCAATAGAAAAAGTAGTTTGTCAATATTTAAAATTGATAAACCTAGTTAGCAGGAACATTCTGTTTTGCCTTTCAGTATTAGGTGGCATAAATTCTAAATTTGATGACAAGCATGAAGTAGCAGCAATAAGCTGGATAAGCATTGATTAACTTGCTTACTTGATCAATGATTATGGTACAAGTCTTCATGTCAAGCATAAAAAATTGGCGCTTTCTAGTCAAGTGTTCTGTTTTACCTTTCAGTATGAGGTGACAGAAATTCTAAATTGGATGACAAGAATGAAGTAGCAGTGGTAAGCTGGATAAACATTGATTAACCTGCTGCTTGAATGATAATGGTACAAATCTTCATGAAAAGCATACAAAATTGACACTTTCTATGGGGCCATACTTCACTAATATCAATCACATCATTTATTTTAAATGCACATGATGATCCTGAATTCATAATATAGTCCAAACTTCCATAACCCAGATTAACTTAACCACAGTGCAACTTAATGTGATTATAATTCTTAaacacaaaatatttttttatttgt contains:
- the LOC122007844 gene encoding chaperone protein dnaJ A7A, chloroplastic-like isoform X1, coding for MTTVPCRNILVPQFGLQPQVILRSASPGVKICFSYTALTLQTGISLTSRNCLSSSRASFLGQISSSALYNSSPHLNTRRNRRAEIVVRAESDFYSILGVSRNASKSEIKSAYRKLARSYHPDVNKESGAEQKFKEISNAYEVLADNEKKSLYDKYGEAGLKGADMGMGDFNNPFDLFESLFEGMGGMGGTRGARNRPMQGDDEGYNLVLNFKDAIFGVEKDIEVTRLESCGTCNGSGAKPGTKTRKCRTCGGQGQVVSSARTPLGVFQQVMTCSTCDGTGEYSTPCSTCNGDGCVRKTKKISLKVPPGVDSGSRLRVRSEGNAGRRGGPPGDLYVFIEVRSDPVLKREGTNILYDCKVSYIDAILGTTMNVPTVDGSIDLKIPAGTQPGSTLVMAKKGVPYLGKQNNRGDQLVRVQVEIPKRLSSEERKLIEELADLNKSKTANSRR
- the LOC122007844 gene encoding chaperone protein dnaJ A7A, chloroplastic-like isoform X2 yields the protein MTTVPCRNILVPQFGLQPQVILRSASPGVKICFSYTALTLQTGLTSRNCLSSSRASFLGQISSSALYNSSPHLNTRRNRRAEIVVRAESDFYSILGVSRNASKSEIKSAYRKLARSYHPDVNKESGAEQKFKEISNAYEVLADNEKKSLYDKYGEAGLKGADMGMGDFNNPFDLFESLFEGMGGMGGTRGARNRPMQGDDEGYNLVLNFKDAIFGVEKDIEVTRLESCGTCNGSGAKPGTKTRKCRTCGGQGQVVSSARTPLGVFQQVMTCSTCDGTGEYSTPCSTCNGDGCVRKTKKISLKVPPGVDSGSRLRVRSEGNAGRRGGPPGDLYVFIEVRSDPVLKREGTNILYDCKVSYIDAILGTTMNVPTVDGSIDLKIPAGTQPGSTLVMAKKGVPYLGKQNNRGDQLVRVQVEIPKRLSSEERKLIEELADLNKSKTANSRR